One stretch of Bremerella cremea DNA includes these proteins:
- a CDS encoding SDR family NAD(P)-dependent oxidoreductase, with amino-acid sequence MRRKLNGLRMLITGASSGIGRAMAILAAEQGARLLLTARREDRLEELLGVVHAKGGDAAYLVGDIADPDHRQKLFQRAQHDLKGLDVLVNNAGIGAIGNFQEATPERLRQLMEVNFFAPVELTRLFLPMLEKGNTPAICNISSILGHRAVPGKSEYCASKFALHGFSDALRAELVGKGIDVILVSPSTTSSEFGASVIDKKGKLPAEGKFVLTPHDVALAALRAIRSGKHEIIPSKPGYMMVLLDRLCPSWADWAVAKFG; translated from the coding sequence ATGCGTCGGAAATTGAATGGTTTAAGGATGCTCATCACCGGAGCGTCCTCGGGGATCGGCCGCGCGATGGCTATTCTCGCCGCAGAGCAGGGGGCTCGTCTGCTGCTGACGGCACGGCGGGAAGATCGGTTGGAGGAACTGCTGGGCGTGGTTCATGCCAAGGGGGGAGATGCCGCTTATTTGGTCGGAGACATTGCCGATCCCGATCATCGTCAGAAGCTATTTCAGCGGGCTCAGCATGACCTAAAGGGGCTCGATGTGCTGGTCAATAATGCCGGCATAGGGGCCATTGGCAACTTCCAGGAGGCGACGCCTGAGAGGTTGCGGCAGTTGATGGAAGTGAACTTTTTTGCCCCCGTTGAATTGACGCGGCTCTTTCTGCCGATGCTGGAAAAGGGGAATACACCAGCGATCTGTAACATCTCGTCGATCTTGGGGCATCGAGCTGTGCCGGGCAAGAGCGAGTACTGTGCGAGCAAGTTCGCTTTGCATGGATTTAGCGATGCCCTGCGGGCTGAATTGGTTGGCAAAGGGATCGATGTGATTTTGGTTAGCCCCAGCACCACCAGTAGTGAGTTTGGCGCATCGGTAATCGATAAGAAGGGGAAGCTGCCTGCTGAAGGAAAGTTCGTGCTTACGCCCCATGATGTGGCCTTGGCGGCGCTGCGGGCAATTCGCTCTGGCAAGCACGAGATCATCCCGAGCAAGCCGGGTTACATGATGGTTCTCTTAGATCGCTTGTGTCCTTCTTGGGCGGACTGGGCTGTGGCGAAATTTGGGTGA
- the hflX gene encoding GTPase HflX, translating into MTERDRKQSVAQENAILVKLLDPQVEYSAEPLDELEGLATTAGTTVVGKLTQRREKPDPGTYLGKGKIEELKLCADASEADVIIFDNELSPGQTRNLERETERKVIDRTELILDIFATHAQTLESRLAVELAQLEYSLPRLKRMWSHLDRIKMGVGMRGPGEKQLEVDRRLVEKRIKDLKDDLEKVSKRRERQVAARRESMTISLVGYTNAGKSTLMNQLTDAQVLSADMLFATLDTRTRRWRLPHWGPVLLSDTVGFIRDLPHRLIASFKATLEEANQADLLLHVADASNPEAEQQIAAVYDVLSEIGIEQKDTLLVLNKIDRIQDSRRLEQLQSRYPGAVPVSAFTGEGSDRLAIAVSDALSKSFSDVEIEASVGNGKLVAYLATNGEIVSKRYGDERLFVHCRIPTAHLGRIQNQNPDVIIRPYGESSSTSDAVGDVA; encoded by the coding sequence GTGACAGAACGAGATCGTAAACAAAGCGTCGCGCAGGAAAACGCCATTCTTGTGAAGCTGTTAGATCCCCAGGTGGAATACTCGGCCGAACCATTGGACGAACTGGAAGGCCTGGCCACCACTGCCGGGACAACGGTCGTCGGAAAGTTGACGCAACGACGCGAAAAACCGGATCCGGGAACCTATCTGGGTAAAGGGAAGATCGAGGAATTGAAGCTGTGCGCGGATGCTTCGGAAGCAGACGTTATCATCTTCGACAACGAACTGTCCCCTGGGCAAACGCGAAATCTGGAGCGAGAAACCGAACGCAAGGTGATCGACCGGACCGAGCTGATTCTCGATATCTTTGCGACGCATGCCCAGACGCTGGAATCGCGCCTGGCGGTCGAGCTTGCTCAGCTAGAGTACTCGCTACCGCGGCTCAAACGGATGTGGTCTCACTTGGACCGTATCAAGATGGGCGTCGGCATGCGTGGCCCGGGTGAAAAACAGTTGGAAGTCGACCGTCGTTTGGTCGAGAAACGGATTAAAGATCTGAAGGATGATCTGGAGAAAGTGTCGAAGCGGCGCGAGCGGCAAGTTGCGGCTCGGCGCGAGTCGATGACGATCAGCTTGGTTGGCTATACGAATGCCGGCAAAAGCACGCTGATGAACCAGCTGACCGATGCCCAGGTGCTATCTGCGGACATGCTATTTGCCACGCTAGATACGCGAACTCGGCGGTGGCGTTTGCCACACTGGGGGCCGGTCCTTTTGAGTGATACGGTCGGTTTTATTCGCGATCTGCCTCACCGGTTGATTGCCAGCTTTAAGGCCACGCTGGAAGAGGCCAATCAAGCGGATCTTTTGTTGCACGTGGCCGACGCCAGTAACCCGGAAGCGGAGCAGCAAATTGCGGCCGTGTACGATGTGCTGTCCGAAATTGGCATCGAGCAGAAAGATACGCTGTTGGTGCTTAATAAGATCGATCGGATCCAGGATTCTCGGCGTTTAGAGCAATTGCAGAGTCGGTATCCCGGGGCGGTTCCGGTAAGTGCTTTTACGGGCGAAGGAAGCGATCGGTTGGCGATCGCGGTAAGCGATGCACTGAGCAAATCGTTCTCGGATGTCGAGATTGAAGCCTCGGTAGGGAACGGCAAATTGGTGGCTTATTTGGCGACCAACGGTGAGATTGTTTCGAAGCGATATGGCGATGAGCGGCTCTTTGTTCATTGCCGAATTCCGACGGCCCATCTGGGGCGAATTCAGAACCAGAATCCGGACGTTATTATTCGTCCCTACGGCGAGTCCAGTTCGACTTCGGATGCCGTGGGGGATGTGGCCTAA
- a CDS encoding ABC transporter ATP-binding protein, producing MIHVRDLVKSYDDLQLGKFTAVDQISFYAMPGEIFGLLGPNGAGKTTALRILSTVLEPTSGTVKIAGYDVTTEPSMVRHQIGFMSANTAVYDRMTAWEMVEYFGQLYGMPKDQLRERMEDLFHRLGMREIRDVLGAKMSTGMKQKVSIARALVHDPPVLIFDEPTLGLDVFVARALVQLIAELRDQGKCIIFSSHIMREVEKLCDKVAIMNRGKILAEGTIEELRTQYDQPDLEELFFHLIGEPEGIEN from the coding sequence ATGATTCACGTTCGTGATCTCGTCAAGTCGTACGACGATTTGCAACTCGGTAAATTCACCGCCGTGGATCAAATTAGTTTCTATGCGATGCCGGGCGAGATCTTTGGGCTGTTGGGCCCCAATGGGGCAGGCAAGACAACCGCTTTGCGGATTCTCAGTACGGTTCTCGAGCCAACCTCAGGGACCGTCAAAATTGCCGGTTACGACGTTACCACTGAACCATCAATGGTCCGGCATCAAATCGGGTTCATGTCGGCCAACACGGCCGTTTACGATCGGATGACTGCCTGGGAGATGGTGGAATACTTCGGCCAGCTTTACGGCATGCCCAAAGATCAGCTGCGCGAGCGGATGGAAGATTTGTTTCATCGGCTCGGAATGCGCGAGATTCGTGATGTGCTAGGGGCGAAGATGTCGACCGGCATGAAGCAAAAGGTTTCGATTGCCAGGGCGTTAGTTCATGATCCGCCGGTGCTCATCTTCGACGAACCGACGCTGGGGCTTGATGTTTTCGTTGCGCGGGCTTTGGTGCAACTGATCGCCGAGCTGCGAGACCAGGGGAAGTGCATCATCTTCTCGTCGCACATCATGCGCGAAGTCGAGAAGTTGTGCGACAAGGTCGCGATTATGAACCGTGGCAAGATCTTGGCCGAGGGGACAATCGAAGAGCTGCGCACGCAGTACGACCAGCCAGACTTGGAGGAGTTGTTCTTCCATTTGATCGGCGAACCAGAAGGTATCGAGAACTAA
- a CDS encoding ATP-dependent Clp protease adaptor ClpS has translation MNSEELSLQSRPKRQPPYGVILHNDDLNSFDYVIDSIRNVFHYELEKCYQLTLEAHETGRSLLWSGPLEGAELKQELLLSCGPDPVMRRKGALPLSVTLEELPQ, from the coding sequence ATGAACAGCGAAGAGCTTAGCCTCCAATCGAGGCCCAAACGTCAACCTCCCTATGGCGTTATCTTGCACAATGACGATCTGAATTCCTTTGATTACGTCATCGATTCCATTCGGAATGTCTTTCATTACGAACTGGAAAAATGCTATCAGCTGACACTCGAAGCGCACGAGACTGGCCGGAGCTTACTTTGGTCCGGCCCCCTAGAAGGAGCAGAACTGAAACAGGAACTTCTCCTCTCGTGCGGCCCAGATCCGGTCATGCGAAGGAAGGGGGCGCTTCCCCTAAGCGTCACGTTAGAAGAATTACCTCAATAA
- a CDS encoding ABC transporter permease subunit/CPBP intramembrane protease has translation MNWNNVQLILKRELRDQARDRRTLFSVIGLPVLLYPLMGLMVLQVMQFRQANPARIQVIGLAELPDAPELIVPIEPAKEGETSQGTRYEFSSKLLDDAGINGKFTIEATEASIDSQVVEKTAKESLHSEGFDAIIYFPPGFKERMESFQDQMANGAGDVESKFPSPQLITNSSEERSTLANNRLRQILHAWRERVIQKNLEANNVPTVITDPFRIDPLDLSEKPRDQATYMWAKIFPFIVVIWALTGAFYPAIDLCAGEKERGTLETLLSSPALRSEIVAGKLLAIMTFSMATSVLNLLSMGFTASFVMGQFGNGQLNFGPPPIWSLGWLFLALIPMAALFSALALAIATMARSSKEGQYYLLPLLMLNLPLVVLPVLPDTQLTFGTSLIPVSGMSFLLKSLMEGDYRTAALYALPVLGVTAFCIWVAIRWAIDQFNNESVLFSESERFNLQAWLKKVWRDRQATPTAAGAFVMGIVLLALPHMLGKYIAPEVGPDGKLGTSALIQQMLTIQIGLILLPVLIAAAIFTRSMAKTFLLRMPDRQMMLGVLLAPLLAICLHPFALYLRGIIQSTIPMSQDLQDRLQDTLGGIENLPIWAIFVMFGVLPAICEEFACRGFILSGMRHIGHKWAAISISAIFFGLLHGILQQSIPATIFGLLIGFVAVQTRSLLPAILFHATHNCLVFAQGMIVNDTLKDFWPLRFLVASVTDTPGDAEYHPILVGLCALGAFLIVGVFARMPAELSVEERRQAALDHQGRFPNSASKSKDAGSTVS, from the coding sequence ATGAATTGGAACAACGTCCAACTGATCCTCAAGCGAGAATTGCGTGACCAGGCACGCGATCGCCGGACGCTTTTTTCGGTGATCGGTTTGCCGGTACTGCTCTACCCGCTGATGGGCTTGATGGTGTTGCAAGTCATGCAATTTCGTCAGGCCAATCCTGCGAGAATTCAAGTAATCGGCTTGGCGGAATTGCCTGATGCCCCGGAGTTGATTGTGCCCATCGAGCCGGCCAAGGAGGGCGAAACCTCGCAGGGGACTCGCTACGAGTTCTCGTCAAAGCTCTTGGATGATGCCGGTATTAACGGCAAGTTCACCATTGAAGCAACCGAAGCGTCGATCGATTCTCAGGTTGTTGAGAAGACAGCCAAAGAATCGCTGCACTCGGAAGGCTTCGATGCGATCATCTACTTTCCGCCTGGTTTTAAAGAGAGGATGGAGAGCTTCCAAGATCAAATGGCCAACGGGGCAGGGGATGTCGAGAGCAAGTTTCCTTCGCCACAGTTGATCACTAATTCGTCCGAGGAACGATCGACGTTGGCCAATAACCGGCTGCGTCAGATTTTGCATGCCTGGCGAGAAAGGGTTATTCAGAAGAATCTGGAAGCCAACAACGTACCGACGGTTATTACCGACCCATTTCGGATTGATCCGCTTGATCTTTCCGAGAAGCCACGCGATCAGGCCACGTACATGTGGGCCAAGATCTTTCCGTTCATTGTTGTCATCTGGGCGTTGACCGGTGCGTTCTACCCGGCCATCGATTTGTGTGCGGGTGAAAAGGAACGGGGAACGCTTGAAACGTTGCTTTCTAGCCCGGCCCTTCGTTCCGAGATTGTCGCCGGCAAGCTGTTGGCCATTATGACCTTCAGCATGGCCACAAGTGTATTGAATTTATTGAGCATGGGTTTCACGGCCAGCTTTGTAATGGGACAGTTCGGCAACGGACAGTTGAACTTTGGCCCACCGCCGATCTGGTCGCTAGGGTGGTTGTTTCTCGCTTTGATTCCAATGGCTGCTTTGTTTAGCGCCTTGGCCTTGGCAATCGCCACGATGGCTCGCAGCAGTAAAGAGGGGCAGTATTATTTGCTTCCCTTGTTGATGTTGAACTTGCCGCTGGTCGTTCTGCCGGTGCTGCCGGACACGCAGCTGACTTTCGGGACGTCGTTGATACCGGTGAGCGGGATGTCTTTCCTGTTAAAGTCGCTGATGGAAGGAGACTACCGCACCGCCGCGTTGTATGCCTTGCCGGTACTTGGTGTGACGGCTTTTTGTATTTGGGTTGCCATTCGCTGGGCGATCGATCAGTTCAATAACGAGTCGGTCCTGTTCAGCGAGAGCGAACGGTTCAATCTGCAAGCTTGGTTGAAGAAAGTGTGGCGCGATCGTCAAGCCACGCCGACGGCGGCTGGGGCATTTGTGATGGGCATCGTGCTTCTCGCACTGCCGCACATGCTGGGCAAGTACATCGCCCCAGAGGTTGGCCCCGACGGGAAGCTGGGAACTTCGGCGCTGATTCAACAAATGCTGACGATCCAAATTGGTTTGATTTTGTTGCCGGTGCTGATCGCGGCGGCCATTTTCACACGAAGTATGGCCAAAACATTTTTGCTGCGGATGCCTGATCGCCAGATGATGCTGGGGGTGCTATTGGCACCTCTGCTGGCCATATGTTTACACCCGTTTGCCCTTTACTTGCGGGGGATTATTCAAAGTACGATCCCTATGTCGCAAGATCTGCAAGATCGATTGCAGGACACATTAGGCGGTATCGAGAACTTGCCGATCTGGGCCATCTTTGTGATGTTTGGAGTCTTACCGGCTATTTGCGAAGAGTTCGCTTGCCGTGGTTTTATTCTTTCAGGCATGCGGCACATTGGCCATAAATGGGCGGCAATCAGCATCTCGGCAATTTTCTTCGGCCTGTTGCACGGCATTTTGCAGCAATCGATTCCCGCCACGATTTTTGGGTTGCTGATCGGTTTTGTGGCGGTGCAAACGCGGAGCCTATTGCCGGCGATCTTATTCCATGCGACGCATAATTGTTTGGTGTTTGCTCAGGGGATGATCGTTAACGACACCCTGAAAGACTTCTGGCCTCTGCGTTTCCTCGTGGCCAGCGTGACAGACACCCCCGGCGATGCTGAGTATCATCCGATCTTGGTCGGTCTGTGTGCGTTGGGCGCGTTTTTGATTGTTGGTGTCTTTGCTCGCATGCCAGCCGAACTGTCCGTGGAAGAACGGCGGCAAGCGGCCCTCGACCATCAAGGACGTTTCCCGAACTCTGCTTCGAAGTCGAAAGACGCAGGTTCCACGGTTTCGTGA
- a CDS encoding Gfo/Idh/MocA family protein translates to MTNRKSRREFLESSMFATAAAAAFVAPTSLLAAEEKQSKSPNEKLHVAVVGLNGRGNAHIGGFTHRDDVLITHLCDCDSKFGESKAEGVAKRQDGHKPKFIQDVRKLLEEPGIDIVSIATPNHTHSLLAIWALQAGKDVYVEKPVSHNVSEGARVVEAAEKYNRICQAGTQSRSNPGMREAMEFVHSGKLGDIKVARGLCYKPRKSIGPKGVYQPPKTVDYSLWLGPAQMQDVTRPQFHYDWHWQMPFGNGDLGNQGIHQMDLARWGLGVNELSNNVISYGGRFGYEDAGTTPNTQVVVHDYGDKSLVFEVRGLVYDKKLKESSVSYKGSRIGVIFEGTDGYLVMTSYHSGSAFDKEGNKIRDFSGGNDQYHYDNFISAVRSRKPEDLNGHIQEGHLSSVLCHTGLISYQLGEKVSKQECLDRMKDIKTTEDVSATMARVQDHLMDNGVNLDKEGVQLGPMLSFNPKTETFIDNEAANALLTRDYRKGFEVPAKGQV, encoded by the coding sequence ATGACGAATCGCAAGTCTCGACGCGAGTTCTTGGAAAGCTCGATGTTCGCCACCGCAGCGGCTGCGGCCTTTGTCGCACCGACTTCTTTGCTGGCTGCTGAAGAGAAGCAAAGCAAAAGCCCCAACGAAAAGCTGCATGTGGCCGTGGTCGGTTTGAATGGCCGTGGTAACGCTCATATCGGTGGCTTCACGCATCGAGACGATGTGCTGATCACGCACTTGTGCGATTGCGACTCGAAGTTTGGTGAGAGCAAGGCCGAAGGGGTCGCTAAGCGACAAGATGGCCACAAGCCGAAGTTCATTCAAGACGTCCGCAAATTGCTGGAAGAACCGGGTATCGATATTGTCAGTATCGCGACCCCGAATCATACGCACTCGTTGTTGGCCATCTGGGCTCTGCAAGCTGGCAAGGACGTTTACGTCGAAAAACCGGTTAGCCACAACGTAAGCGAAGGGGCCCGCGTCGTTGAAGCCGCTGAGAAGTACAATCGTATTTGCCAGGCCGGTACGCAAAGCCGCTCGAACCCAGGCATGCGTGAAGCGATGGAATTCGTCCATAGTGGCAAGCTGGGTGATATCAAAGTCGCTCGTGGTCTGTGCTATAAGCCTCGTAAGAGCATCGGCCCGAAGGGTGTCTACCAGCCGCCCAAGACGGTTGATTACAGCTTGTGGCTCGGCCCAGCCCAGATGCAGGACGTTACCCGTCCTCAGTTCCATTACGATTGGCACTGGCAAATGCCGTTCGGCAACGGTGACCTTGGCAACCAGGGCATCCACCAAATGGACCTGGCACGCTGGGGGCTGGGTGTCAACGAGCTGAGCAATAACGTGATCAGCTACGGCGGACGTTTCGGTTATGAAGACGCCGGCACGACCCCCAACACACAAGTGGTGGTACACGACTACGGCGACAAGTCACTTGTCTTCGAAGTGCGTGGTTTGGTGTACGACAAGAAGCTAAAGGAAAGCAGCGTCAGCTACAAAGGTTCGCGCATCGGCGTGATCTTTGAAGGTACCGATGGCTATCTTGTGATGACGAGCTATCACTCGGGTTCGGCCTTCGATAAGGAAGGAAACAAGATCCGTGATTTCAGTGGTGGCAACGATCAGTATCACTACGACAACTTCATTTCCGCTGTCCGTAGCCGCAAGCCGGAAGACCTGAATGGTCACATTCAAGAAGGTCACCTTTCTAGCGTCTTGTGCCACACCGGTCTTATTTCGTACCAACTGGGCGAAAAGGTCTCGAAGCAAGAGTGCCTGGATCGGATGAAGGACATCAAGACAACCGAGGACGTCAGCGCGACGATGGCTCGTGTTCAGGACCACTTGATGGACAACGGCGTCAACCTAGACAAGGAAGGCGTCCAACTCGGCCCAATGCTGTCGTTCAATCCGAAGACCGAAACGTTCATCGACAACGAAGCGGCCAATGCTTTGCTGACTCGCGATTATCGTAAGGGCTTCGAGGTTCCAGCCAAAGGCCAGGTCTAA
- a CDS encoding toxin-antitoxin system HicB family antitoxin, with translation MSQFNQGTNPYPQTSQPAARPVFPSTTFPPQQTNQQPYHTPQPQQHTTESSYASPRPTFTGSPQAPVQPAAPAGPAMNVAPTATFDEKKAEVVRIAREFFRGVPDWVTFFREILGVEGVIQRLFTQPEEFTKFEQSDEYGEIQLMIVKLRERTNVQNESKEPTRVITVRLPKSLHESLRVEAHSRRTSMNKLCISKLLQVIDDSMIPND, from the coding sequence ATGTCGCAGTTCAACCAAGGCACGAACCCGTATCCGCAGACGTCTCAGCCCGCGGCTCGGCCCGTTTTTCCAAGCACCACGTTTCCCCCACAGCAAACCAATCAGCAGCCATACCACACGCCGCAGCCGCAGCAACATACGACCGAAAGCAGCTATGCTTCGCCTCGGCCTACGTTCACCGGCTCGCCTCAGGCCCCGGTTCAACCGGCCGCCCCAGCTGGCCCCGCGATGAACGTCGCCCCAACCGCCACCTTTGACGAGAAGAAGGCCGAAGTCGTCCGCATCGCTCGCGAGTTTTTCCGTGGCGTGCCAGACTGGGTTACTTTCTTCCGCGAGATCCTCGGCGTCGAAGGCGTGATCCAACGTCTGTTCACCCAGCCGGAAGAATTCACCAAGTTCGAGCAATCGGACGAGTACGGTGAAATCCAGCTCATGATCGTTAAGCTGCGTGAACGCACCAACGTTCAAAACGAATCGAAAGAGCCAACCCGCGTGATCACCGTGCGTCTGCCCAAGAGCCTGCACGAATCGCTGCGTGTCGAAGCCCATTCGCGTCGTACCAGCATGAACAAGCTGTGCATCTCGAAATTGTTGCAAGTCATCGACGACTCGATGATCCCCAACGACTAA
- a CDS encoding pseudouridine synthase, translating to MNTTTVLPDTGPVLNISSYLFAPLRDLKPMRDSLRRICRRLDLRGTILLSTEGINLFVAGPDENVHKLLDKLRQIPGLEKLEAKESFTSYQPFRRMLVKIKKEIIAFGIDGIEPAQRTAPKLPPQQLKQWLDEGKPLMLYDVRNDYEVKVGTFAGAVPAGIDTFRDFPQAVSNLPEDAKSTPVVMFCTGGIRCEKAGPFMQQAGFQEVYQLEGGILKYFELVGGDHYQGDCFVFDQRVAVDPSLQESPIAQCFACQAPLTTEEQNSPLYVPGQSCPHCFKSTQEAMAAVLARRQEKLKKVTSPLPGSIPYTNTRRLYISSEQKGKTLYEVLADKVPAASQGFWEQMVAQRLMVEIIEHQDERLVEYRAVDPHVPLKPGQHFEQRYPGTTEPDVSADLQVLYEDNALIVVSKPAPLPMHPCGRFNKNSLISFLEQVYHPQKLRIAHRLDANTTGVAVLSRTSAVARQVQPQFEQGRVEKRYLARVYGHPSEDTFVCEEPIGTSRVKGGGRRVEEGGQAARTDFVVRKRLADGTALLEVSPKTGRTNQIRLHLWHLGFPIVGDPMYQQGGVMQEKQTLGIDEPPMCLHAWEVTFRHPQTAEMVTFQAPPPAWAENLGD from the coding sequence ATGAACACGACGACTGTCTTGCCCGACACTGGGCCTGTGCTGAATATCTCTTCCTACCTTTTCGCACCCTTGCGAGACCTCAAGCCGATGCGCGATTCGCTTCGTCGCATTTGCCGGCGACTCGACCTGCGCGGAACGATTTTGCTCAGCACGGAAGGGATCAACCTGTTTGTCGCCGGCCCAGATGAAAACGTCCACAAGCTACTCGACAAGCTCCGCCAAATCCCCGGCTTGGAAAAATTGGAAGCCAAAGAGAGCTTTACCAGCTACCAGCCGTTTCGGCGGATGCTCGTAAAGATCAAGAAAGAGATCATCGCATTCGGCATCGACGGGATCGAACCCGCCCAGCGCACCGCCCCTAAGCTTCCACCACAACAACTCAAGCAGTGGCTAGACGAGGGGAAGCCGCTGATGCTGTACGACGTGCGCAACGACTACGAAGTGAAAGTCGGCACCTTCGCCGGCGCGGTCCCTGCCGGCATTGACACCTTTCGCGATTTTCCCCAGGCCGTGTCGAACCTGCCCGAAGATGCGAAGTCGACCCCGGTCGTGATGTTTTGCACCGGCGGAATTCGTTGCGAGAAAGCTGGCCCCTTCATGCAGCAAGCTGGCTTCCAAGAGGTCTACCAGTTGGAAGGGGGCATCCTGAAATACTTTGAACTGGTTGGTGGCGATCACTACCAGGGGGATTGCTTCGTCTTCGACCAACGTGTGGCCGTCGACCCTAGCCTGCAAGAGTCGCCCATTGCCCAGTGCTTTGCCTGCCAAGCTCCCCTGACCACCGAGGAACAGAATTCGCCGCTCTACGTCCCCGGGCAGTCGTGTCCGCACTGCTTCAAGTCGACTCAGGAAGCGATGGCCGCTGTGCTTGCTCGGCGTCAAGAGAAACTCAAAAAGGTTACCTCTCCGCTGCCAGGCAGTATTCCCTATACCAATACGCGCCGGCTTTACATCTCGTCGGAACAAAAAGGGAAAACACTTTACGAAGTACTCGCCGATAAAGTACCGGCTGCTTCCCAAGGTTTCTGGGAACAAATGGTTGCTCAGCGATTGATGGTCGAAATTATCGAGCATCAAGACGAACGCCTGGTCGAGTACCGCGCGGTCGATCCCCATGTCCCGCTAAAGCCAGGACAACACTTCGAACAACGCTATCCCGGCACGACCGAACCCGACGTCAGTGCGGACCTACAAGTTTTGTACGAAGACAATGCTCTGATTGTCGTGAGCAAACCAGCTCCGCTCCCGATGCACCCGTGTGGGCGATTCAACAAGAATTCGTTGATCAGCTTTCTGGAGCAAGTTTACCATCCTCAAAAGCTGCGTATTGCCCACCGTTTAGATGCCAACACAACCGGGGTCGCCGTTCTTTCACGCACCAGCGCCGTCGCTCGTCAGGTTCAGCCCCAGTTCGAGCAAGGCCGCGTCGAGAAACGTTACTTGGCTCGTGTCTATGGTCACCCTAGCGAAGACACCTTTGTTTGCGAAGAACCGATCGGCACATCACGGGTAAAAGGTGGCGGTCGTCGCGTGGAAGAAGGAGGCCAGGCGGCGCGAACCGATTTTGTCGTTCGCAAGCGGCTTGCCGATGGCACGGCTCTCTTGGAAGTCTCTCCCAAAACCGGTCGTACCAACCAGATTCGTCTTCACCTCTGGCATCTCGGTTTCCCAATTGTGGGCGATCCGATGTATCAGCAAGGAGGCGTGATGCAAGAAAAGCAAACACTTGGCATCGACGAACCGCCCATGTGTCTGCATGCCTGGGAAGTCACTTTCCGACATCCACAAACCGCTGAGATGGTCACCTTCCAAGCCCCGCCGCCCGCTTGGGCTGAAAACTTGGGCGATTAA
- a CDS encoding sugar phosphate isomerase/epimerase family protein, giving the protein MPMHLGRRLFLQSMAATGAGLALSSQLVAAEKAAPFKISLAEWSLHRTIREGKLDNLDFAKTAKETCGVEAIEYVNQFFKDKAKDEKYLAELNKRAADNGVTQVLIMCDGEGALGAPDEAARKQAVENHHKWVEAAKTLGCHSIRVNAASDHKLSYAEQMKLAADGLAQLSEFAKGYDMNVIVENHGGLSSDGAWLAGVMKTVNMENCGTLPDFGNFRVSSNEMYDRYKGVDELMPYAKAVSAKTHAFDVEGNETNTDYFKMMDIVVNKHNYHGFVGIEWEGGGIGEIEGIIATRKLLERCAEKLSA; this is encoded by the coding sequence ATGCCTATGCATCTCGGTCGACGTCTATTCCTGCAATCCATGGCTGCCACCGGTGCCGGACTAGCTCTTAGCTCACAACTAGTAGCCGCAGAAAAGGCTGCCCCATTCAAAATCTCGCTAGCTGAATGGTCGCTGCACCGGACCATACGCGAAGGAAAGCTCGACAACCTCGATTTCGCTAAGACCGCGAAAGAAACCTGCGGCGTTGAGGCCATTGAATACGTCAATCAGTTCTTCAAAGACAAAGCCAAAGACGAAAAGTACTTGGCCGAACTAAACAAGCGTGCCGCTGACAATGGCGTGACTCAAGTGCTGATCATGTGCGACGGCGAGGGTGCACTAGGCGCCCCCGACGAAGCGGCCCGCAAGCAAGCCGTTGAAAACCACCACAAGTGGGTGGAAGCCGCCAAAACACTGGGCTGTCATTCGATTCGCGTCAATGCTGCCAGCGATCACAAGCTGAGCTACGCCGAACAAATGAAGCTCGCCGCCGACGGTTTGGCTCAGCTTAGCGAATTCGCCAAGGGTTACGACATGAACGTGATCGTCGAAAACCACGGTGGCCTTTCCTCGGACGGGGCCTGGCTGGCTGGCGTCATGAAGACCGTCAACATGGAAAACTGCGGCACCCTGCCCGATTTCGGCAACTTCCGTGTTAGCAGCAACGAAATGTACGACCGCTACAAAGGGGTCGACGAACTAATGCCGTACGCCAAAGCTGTTAGCGCCAAGACGCACGCATTCGACGTAGAAGGTAACGAAACCAACACCGACTACTTCAAGATGATGGATATCGTCGTCAACAAACATAACTACCACGGCTTTGTTGGCATCGAGTGGGAAGGAGGCGGAATCGGTGAAATCGAAGGAATCATCGCAACCCGCAAACTCCTAGAACGCTGTGCCGAAAAGCTCTCGGCCTAA